In Alligator mississippiensis isolate rAllMis1 chromosome 10, rAllMis1, whole genome shotgun sequence, one DNA window encodes the following:
- the LOC102571513 gene encoding uromodulin isoform X6 → MAVHLWGATVTFWMLMSALWLAGSESYHTDLKKLHGRMGEAVLRPKRSPRVCWPNPCKHQGECQRVEEKSPCICKPGFTGPFCQDVVLKLTCEEDHMKMMVRKEAFSLLRIPLALVHLKNSTCKVSEKEEGGATFFAATLTGKNHTVCGSVIRQNTSHVSYSNVIESDREVQGVISRSVILRLNFTCVYAYEQVVGLPFSLTAIDMQVQFIVKEGKFNVTMNLYKTSSYMEPYQQQPAVLPVTETLYVLLQLVGQNLLRYFLLSIKDCWTTPTADPNQEVRHQLILKGCPHDETVTYISAIGNSTMAKFSFLLFKFTNYSEVFLHCQVQLCHPDGPEPCIRECPRKFKRKRSLEDDYRKIVSYGPIHLLASSLSGAQDVDSSRERQDVWDPEFKVRGEEKPQEG, encoded by the exons ATGGCTGTACATCTCTGG GGAGCGACTGTGACATTCTGGATGCTGATGTCTGCCctctggctggctggcagtgagAGCTACCATA CTGATTTGAAGAAGCTACATGGCAGAATGGGAGAAGCTGTCCTTCGTCCCAAAAGAAGTCCACGTGTCTGCTGGCCCAATCCATGTAAGCACCAAGGAGAATGTCAGAGAGTTGAGGAGAAATCACCCTGCATCTGCAAGCCGGGCTTCACTGGGCCATTCTGTCAAG ATGTGGTCCTGAAGCTGACATGTGAGGAAGATCACATGAAGATGATGGTGAGGAAGGAAGCATTTAGCTTATTAAGAATCCCCTTGGCACTTGTCCACTTGAAGAACAGCACTTGCAAGGTGTCGGAAAAAGAGGAAGGGGGAGCGACCTTCTTTGCAGCCACTCTTACTGGCAAGAACCATACTGTGTGTGGGTCAGTAATTCGG CAAAACACATCACATGTATCTTACTCCAATGTGATAGAGTCAGACAGGGAAGTCCAGGGTGTGATCTCCAGAAGTGTCATTCTGAGGTTGAACTTCACCTGTGTCTATGCCTATGAACAGGTTGTTGGGCTTCCCTTCTCCCTCACTGCTATTGACAT GCAGGTGCAGTTCATTGTCAAAGAAGGGAAGTTCAACGTCACCATGAACCTGTACAAGACCTCCTCTTACATGGAGCCCtatcagcagcagcctgctgtcctcCCAGTAACGGAGACCCTCtatgtcctgctgcagctggtagGGCAGAACTTGCTGCGGTACTTCCTCCTGAGCATTAAGGACTGTTGGACCACCCCAACTGCAGACCCCAACCAGGAAGTGCGGCACCAGCTTATCTTGAAGGG GTGTCCACATGATGAGACAGTGACGTACATCAGTGCTATTGGAAACAGCACCATGGCAAAGTTCAGCTTCCTGCTGTTCAAGTTCACCAACTACTCTGAGGTGTTCCTGCACTGCCAAGTTCAGCTGTGTCATCCTGATGGCCCTGAGCCCTGCATCAGG GAATGTCCCAGGAAGTTCAAGAGGAAAAGGTCTCTTGAGGATGACTACAGGAAGATTGTCTCTTATGGACCCATCCATCTTCTGGCCTCTTCACTCTCTGGAGCACAGGATGTTGACTCTAGTAGAGAACGACAGGATGTTTGGG atccggaattcaaggtgcgtggtgaagagaagccccaagaaggataa
- the LOC102571513 gene encoding uromodulin isoform X3: protein MGATVTFWMLMSALWLAGSESYHTDLKKLHGRMGEAVLRPKRSPRVCWPNPCKHQGECQRVEEKSPCICKPGFTGPFCQDVVLKLTCEEDHMKMMVRKEAFSLLRIPLALVHLKNSTCKVSEKEEGGATFFAATLTGKNHTVCGSVIRQNTSHVSYSNVIESDREVQGVISRSVILRLNFTCVYAYEQVVGLPFSLTAIDMQVQFIVKEGKFNVTMNLYKTSSYMEPYQQQPAVLPVTETLYVLLQLVGQNLLRYFLLSIKDCWTTPTADPNQEVRHQLILKGCPHDETVTYISAIGNSTMAKFSFLLFKFTNYSEVFLHCQVQLCHPDGPEPCIRECPRKFKRKRSLEDDYRKIVSYGPIHLLASSLSGAQDVDSSRERQDVWGQNHGSWGSSGHANSMSKSQFDLTLFHSFKELLESEK, encoded by the exons ATG GGAGCGACTGTGACATTCTGGATGCTGATGTCTGCCctctggctggctggcagtgagAGCTACCATA CTGATTTGAAGAAGCTACATGGCAGAATGGGAGAAGCTGTCCTTCGTCCCAAAAGAAGTCCACGTGTCTGCTGGCCCAATCCATGTAAGCACCAAGGAGAATGTCAGAGAGTTGAGGAGAAATCACCCTGCATCTGCAAGCCGGGCTTCACTGGGCCATTCTGTCAAG ATGTGGTCCTGAAGCTGACATGTGAGGAAGATCACATGAAGATGATGGTGAGGAAGGAAGCATTTAGCTTATTAAGAATCCCCTTGGCACTTGTCCACTTGAAGAACAGCACTTGCAAGGTGTCGGAAAAAGAGGAAGGGGGAGCGACCTTCTTTGCAGCCACTCTTACTGGCAAGAACCATACTGTGTGTGGGTCAGTAATTCGG CAAAACACATCACATGTATCTTACTCCAATGTGATAGAGTCAGACAGGGAAGTCCAGGGTGTGATCTCCAGAAGTGTCATTCTGAGGTTGAACTTCACCTGTGTCTATGCCTATGAACAGGTTGTTGGGCTTCCCTTCTCCCTCACTGCTATTGACAT GCAGGTGCAGTTCATTGTCAAAGAAGGGAAGTTCAACGTCACCATGAACCTGTACAAGACCTCCTCTTACATGGAGCCCtatcagcagcagcctgctgtcctcCCAGTAACGGAGACCCTCtatgtcctgctgcagctggtagGGCAGAACTTGCTGCGGTACTTCCTCCTGAGCATTAAGGACTGTTGGACCACCCCAACTGCAGACCCCAACCAGGAAGTGCGGCACCAGCTTATCTTGAAGGG GTGTCCACATGATGAGACAGTGACGTACATCAGTGCTATTGGAAACAGCACCATGGCAAAGTTCAGCTTCCTGCTGTTCAAGTTCACCAACTACTCTGAGGTGTTCCTGCACTGCCAAGTTCAGCTGTGTCATCCTGATGGCCCTGAGCCCTGCATCAGG GAATGTCCCAGGAAGTTCAAGAGGAAAAGGTCTCTTGAGGATGACTACAGGAAGATTGTCTCTTATGGACCCATCCATCTTCTGGCCTCTTCACTCTCTGGAGCACAGGATGTTGACTCTAGTAGAGAACGACAGGATGTTTGGG GACAAAACCACGGGAGCTGGGGATCTTCTGGCCATGCAAATTCCATGTCGAAGTCTCAGTTTGATCTCACGCTCTTTCATTCTTTCAAAGAACTCTTAGAAAGTGAGAAATGA
- the LOC102571513 gene encoding uromodulin isoform X7 — MAEWEKLSFVPKEVHVSAGPIHVSTKENVRELRRNHPASASRASLGHSVKIAFSPDVVLKLTCEEDHMKMMVRKEAFSLLRIPLALVHLKNSTCKVSEKEEGGATFFAATLTGKNHTVCGSVIRQNTSHVSYSNVIESDREVQGVISRSVILRLNFTCVYAYEQVVGLPFSLTAIDMQVQFIVKEGKFNVTMNLYKTSSYMEPYQQQPAVLPVTETLYVLLQLVGQNLLRYFLLSIKDCWTTPTADPNQEVRHQLILKGCPHDETVTYISAIGNSTMAKFSFLLFKFTNYSEVFLHCQVQLCHPDGPEPCIRECPRKFKRKRSLEDDYRKIVSYGPIHLLASSLSGAQDVDSSRERQDVWGQNHGSWGSSGHANSMSKSQFDLTLFHSFKELLESEK; from the exons ATGGCAGAATGGGAGAAGCTGTCCTTCGTCCCAAAAGAAGTCCACGTGTCTGCTGGCCCAATCCATGTAAGCACCAAGGAGAATGTCAGAGAGTTGAGGAGAAATCACCCTGCATCTGCAAGCCGGGCTTCACTGGGCCATTCTGTCAAG ATCGCTTTTTCCCCAGATGTGGTCCTGAAGCTGACATGTGAGGAAGATCACATGAAGATGATGGTGAGGAAGGAAGCATTTAGCTTATTAAGAATCCCCTTGGCACTTGTCCACTTGAAGAACAGCACTTGCAAGGTGTCGGAAAAAGAGGAAGGGGGAGCGACCTTCTTTGCAGCCACTCTTACTGGCAAGAACCATACTGTGTGTGGGTCAGTAATTCGG CAAAACACATCACATGTATCTTACTCCAATGTGATAGAGTCAGACAGGGAAGTCCAGGGTGTGATCTCCAGAAGTGTCATTCTGAGGTTGAACTTCACCTGTGTCTATGCCTATGAACAGGTTGTTGGGCTTCCCTTCTCCCTCACTGCTATTGACAT GCAGGTGCAGTTCATTGTCAAAGAAGGGAAGTTCAACGTCACCATGAACCTGTACAAGACCTCCTCTTACATGGAGCCCtatcagcagcagcctgctgtcctcCCAGTAACGGAGACCCTCtatgtcctgctgcagctggtagGGCAGAACTTGCTGCGGTACTTCCTCCTGAGCATTAAGGACTGTTGGACCACCCCAACTGCAGACCCCAACCAGGAAGTGCGGCACCAGCTTATCTTGAAGGG GTGTCCACATGATGAGACAGTGACGTACATCAGTGCTATTGGAAACAGCACCATGGCAAAGTTCAGCTTCCTGCTGTTCAAGTTCACCAACTACTCTGAGGTGTTCCTGCACTGCCAAGTTCAGCTGTGTCATCCTGATGGCCCTGAGCCCTGCATCAGG GAATGTCCCAGGAAGTTCAAGAGGAAAAGGTCTCTTGAGGATGACTACAGGAAGATTGTCTCTTATGGACCCATCCATCTTCTGGCCTCTTCACTCTCTGGAGCACAGGATGTTGACTCTAGTAGAGAACGACAGGATGTTTGGG GACAAAACCACGGGAGCTGGGGATCTTCTGGCCATGCAAATTCCATGTCGAAGTCTCAGTTTGATCTCACGCTCTTTCATTCTTTCAAAGAACTCTTAGAAAGTGAGAAATGA
- the LOC102571513 gene encoding uromodulin isoform X5, with amino-acid sequence MLMSALWLAGSESYHTDLKKLHGRMGEAVLRPKRSPRVCWPNPCKHQGECQRVEEKSPCICKPGFTGPFCQDVVLKLTCEEDHMKMMVRKEAFSLLRIPLALVHLKNSTCKVSEKEEGGATFFAATLTGKNHTVCGSVIRQNTSHVSYSNVIESDREVQGVISRSVILRLNFTCVYAYEQVVGLPFSLTAIDMQVQFIVKEGKFNVTMNLYKTSSYMEPYQQQPAVLPVTETLYVLLQLVGQNLLRYFLLSIKDCWTTPTADPNQEVRHQLILKGCPHDETVTYISAIGNSTMAKFSFLLFKFTNYSEVFLHCQVQLCHPDGPEPCIRECPRKFKRKRSLEDDYRKIVSYGPIHLLASSLSGAQDVDSSRERQDVWGQNHGSWGSSGHANSMSKSQFDLTLFHSFKELLESEK; translated from the exons ATGCTGATGTCTGCCctctggctggctggcagtgagAGCTACCATA CTGATTTGAAGAAGCTACATGGCAGAATGGGAGAAGCTGTCCTTCGTCCCAAAAGAAGTCCACGTGTCTGCTGGCCCAATCCATGTAAGCACCAAGGAGAATGTCAGAGAGTTGAGGAGAAATCACCCTGCATCTGCAAGCCGGGCTTCACTGGGCCATTCTGTCAAG ATGTGGTCCTGAAGCTGACATGTGAGGAAGATCACATGAAGATGATGGTGAGGAAGGAAGCATTTAGCTTATTAAGAATCCCCTTGGCACTTGTCCACTTGAAGAACAGCACTTGCAAGGTGTCGGAAAAAGAGGAAGGGGGAGCGACCTTCTTTGCAGCCACTCTTACTGGCAAGAACCATACTGTGTGTGGGTCAGTAATTCGG CAAAACACATCACATGTATCTTACTCCAATGTGATAGAGTCAGACAGGGAAGTCCAGGGTGTGATCTCCAGAAGTGTCATTCTGAGGTTGAACTTCACCTGTGTCTATGCCTATGAACAGGTTGTTGGGCTTCCCTTCTCCCTCACTGCTATTGACAT GCAGGTGCAGTTCATTGTCAAAGAAGGGAAGTTCAACGTCACCATGAACCTGTACAAGACCTCCTCTTACATGGAGCCCtatcagcagcagcctgctgtcctcCCAGTAACGGAGACCCTCtatgtcctgctgcagctggtagGGCAGAACTTGCTGCGGTACTTCCTCCTGAGCATTAAGGACTGTTGGACCACCCCAACTGCAGACCCCAACCAGGAAGTGCGGCACCAGCTTATCTTGAAGGG GTGTCCACATGATGAGACAGTGACGTACATCAGTGCTATTGGAAACAGCACCATGGCAAAGTTCAGCTTCCTGCTGTTCAAGTTCACCAACTACTCTGAGGTGTTCCTGCACTGCCAAGTTCAGCTGTGTCATCCTGATGGCCCTGAGCCCTGCATCAGG GAATGTCCCAGGAAGTTCAAGAGGAAAAGGTCTCTTGAGGATGACTACAGGAAGATTGTCTCTTATGGACCCATCCATCTTCTGGCCTCTTCACTCTCTGGAGCACAGGATGTTGACTCTAGTAGAGAACGACAGGATGTTTGGG GACAAAACCACGGGAGCTGGGGATCTTCTGGCCATGCAAATTCCATGTCGAAGTCTCAGTTTGATCTCACGCTCTTTCATTCTTTCAAAGAACTCTTAGAAAGTGAGAAATGA
- the LOC102571513 gene encoding uromodulin isoform X1, translating to MAVHLWGATVTFWMLMSALWLAGSESYHTDLKKLHGRMGEAVLRPKRSPRVCWPNPCKHQGECQRVEEKSPCICKPGFTGPFCQDVVLKLTCEEDHMKMMVRKEAFSLLRIPLALVHLKNSTCKVSEKEEGGATFFAATLTGKNHTVCGSVIRQNTSHVSYSNVIESDREVQGVISRSVILRLNFTCVYAYEQVVGLPFSLTAIDMQVQFIVKEGKFNVTMNLYKTSSYMEPYQQQPAVLPVTETLYVLLQLVGQNLLRYFLLSIKDCWTTPTADPNQEVRHQLILKGCPHDETVTYISAIGNSTMAKFSFLLFKFTNYSEVFLHCQVQLCHPDGPEPCIRECPRKFKRKRSLEDDYRKIVSYGPIHLLASSLSGAQDVDSSRERQDVWGQNHGSWGSSGHANSMSKSQFDLTLFHSFKELLESEK from the exons ATGGCTGTACATCTCTGG GGAGCGACTGTGACATTCTGGATGCTGATGTCTGCCctctggctggctggcagtgagAGCTACCATA CTGATTTGAAGAAGCTACATGGCAGAATGGGAGAAGCTGTCCTTCGTCCCAAAAGAAGTCCACGTGTCTGCTGGCCCAATCCATGTAAGCACCAAGGAGAATGTCAGAGAGTTGAGGAGAAATCACCCTGCATCTGCAAGCCGGGCTTCACTGGGCCATTCTGTCAAG ATGTGGTCCTGAAGCTGACATGTGAGGAAGATCACATGAAGATGATGGTGAGGAAGGAAGCATTTAGCTTATTAAGAATCCCCTTGGCACTTGTCCACTTGAAGAACAGCACTTGCAAGGTGTCGGAAAAAGAGGAAGGGGGAGCGACCTTCTTTGCAGCCACTCTTACTGGCAAGAACCATACTGTGTGTGGGTCAGTAATTCGG CAAAACACATCACATGTATCTTACTCCAATGTGATAGAGTCAGACAGGGAAGTCCAGGGTGTGATCTCCAGAAGTGTCATTCTGAGGTTGAACTTCACCTGTGTCTATGCCTATGAACAGGTTGTTGGGCTTCCCTTCTCCCTCACTGCTATTGACAT GCAGGTGCAGTTCATTGTCAAAGAAGGGAAGTTCAACGTCACCATGAACCTGTACAAGACCTCCTCTTACATGGAGCCCtatcagcagcagcctgctgtcctcCCAGTAACGGAGACCCTCtatgtcctgctgcagctggtagGGCAGAACTTGCTGCGGTACTTCCTCCTGAGCATTAAGGACTGTTGGACCACCCCAACTGCAGACCCCAACCAGGAAGTGCGGCACCAGCTTATCTTGAAGGG GTGTCCACATGATGAGACAGTGACGTACATCAGTGCTATTGGAAACAGCACCATGGCAAAGTTCAGCTTCCTGCTGTTCAAGTTCACCAACTACTCTGAGGTGTTCCTGCACTGCCAAGTTCAGCTGTGTCATCCTGATGGCCCTGAGCCCTGCATCAGG GAATGTCCCAGGAAGTTCAAGAGGAAAAGGTCTCTTGAGGATGACTACAGGAAGATTGTCTCTTATGGACCCATCCATCTTCTGGCCTCTTCACTCTCTGGAGCACAGGATGTTGACTCTAGTAGAGAACGACAGGATGTTTGGG GACAAAACCACGGGAGCTGGGGATCTTCTGGCCATGCAAATTCCATGTCGAAGTCTCAGTTTGATCTCACGCTCTTTCATTCTTTCAAAGAACTCTTAGAAAGTGAGAAATGA
- the LOC102571513 gene encoding uromodulin isoform X4 — protein MAVHLWGATVTFWMLMSALWLAGSESYHTDLKKLHGRMGEAVLRPKRSPRVCWPNPCKHQGECQRVEEKSPCICKPGFTGPFCQDVVLKLTCEEDHMKMMVRKEAFSLLRIPLALVHLKNSTCKVSEKEEGGATFFAATLTGKNHTVCGSVIRQNTSHVSYSNVIESDREVQGVISRSVILRLNFTCVYAYEQVVGLPFSLTAIDMQVQFIVKEGKFNVTMNLYKTSSYMEPYQQQPAVLPVTETLYVLLQLVGQNLLRYFLLSIKDCWTTPTADPNQEVRHQLILKGCPHDETVTYISAIGNSTMAKFSFLLFKFTNYSEVFLHCQVQLCHPDGPEPCIRECPRKFKRKRSLEDDYRKIVSYGPIHLLASSLSGAQDVDSSRERQDVWAHLWIPGAAVMLCAVGLSILVAVVIVMKKRVI, from the exons ATGGCTGTACATCTCTGG GGAGCGACTGTGACATTCTGGATGCTGATGTCTGCCctctggctggctggcagtgagAGCTACCATA CTGATTTGAAGAAGCTACATGGCAGAATGGGAGAAGCTGTCCTTCGTCCCAAAAGAAGTCCACGTGTCTGCTGGCCCAATCCATGTAAGCACCAAGGAGAATGTCAGAGAGTTGAGGAGAAATCACCCTGCATCTGCAAGCCGGGCTTCACTGGGCCATTCTGTCAAG ATGTGGTCCTGAAGCTGACATGTGAGGAAGATCACATGAAGATGATGGTGAGGAAGGAAGCATTTAGCTTATTAAGAATCCCCTTGGCACTTGTCCACTTGAAGAACAGCACTTGCAAGGTGTCGGAAAAAGAGGAAGGGGGAGCGACCTTCTTTGCAGCCACTCTTACTGGCAAGAACCATACTGTGTGTGGGTCAGTAATTCGG CAAAACACATCACATGTATCTTACTCCAATGTGATAGAGTCAGACAGGGAAGTCCAGGGTGTGATCTCCAGAAGTGTCATTCTGAGGTTGAACTTCACCTGTGTCTATGCCTATGAACAGGTTGTTGGGCTTCCCTTCTCCCTCACTGCTATTGACAT GCAGGTGCAGTTCATTGTCAAAGAAGGGAAGTTCAACGTCACCATGAACCTGTACAAGACCTCCTCTTACATGGAGCCCtatcagcagcagcctgctgtcctcCCAGTAACGGAGACCCTCtatgtcctgctgcagctggtagGGCAGAACTTGCTGCGGTACTTCCTCCTGAGCATTAAGGACTGTTGGACCACCCCAACTGCAGACCCCAACCAGGAAGTGCGGCACCAGCTTATCTTGAAGGG GTGTCCACATGATGAGACAGTGACGTACATCAGTGCTATTGGAAACAGCACCATGGCAAAGTTCAGCTTCCTGCTGTTCAAGTTCACCAACTACTCTGAGGTGTTCCTGCACTGCCAAGTTCAGCTGTGTCATCCTGATGGCCCTGAGCCCTGCATCAGG GAATGTCCCAGGAAGTTCAAGAGGAAAAGGTCTCTTGAGGATGACTACAGGAAGATTGTCTCTTATGGACCCATCCATCTTCTGGCCTCTTCACTCTCTGGAGCACAGGATGTTGACTCTAGTAGAGAACGACAGGATGTTTGGG CACATCTCTGGATTCCTGGTGCTGCGGTAATGCTGTGTGCGGTTGGTCTCTCCATTCTGGTTGCTGTAGTCATAGTTATGAAGAAACGAGTGATATAA
- the LOC102571513 gene encoding uromodulin isoform X2 translates to MAVHLWGATVTFWMLMSALWLAGSESYHTDLKKLHGRMGEAVLRPKRSPRVCWPNPCKHQGECQRVEEKSPCICKPGFTGPFCQDVVLKLTCEEDHMKMMVRKEAFSLLRIPLALVHLKNSTCKVSEKEEGGATFFAATLTGKNHTVCGSVIRQNTSHVSYSNVIESDREVQGVISRSVILRLNFTCVYAYEQVVGLPFSLTAIDMQVQFIVKEGKFNVTMNLYKTSSYMEPYQQQPAVLPVTETLYVLLQLVGQNLLRYFLLSIKDCWTTPTADPNQEVRHQLILKGCPHDETVTYISAIGNSTMAKFSFLLFKFTNYSEVFLHCQVQLCHPDGPEPCIRECPRKFKRKRSLEDDYRKIVSYGPIHLLASSLSGAQDVDSSRERQDVWAAHLWIPGAAVMLCAVGLSILVAVVIVMKKRVI, encoded by the exons ATGGCTGTACATCTCTGG GGAGCGACTGTGACATTCTGGATGCTGATGTCTGCCctctggctggctggcagtgagAGCTACCATA CTGATTTGAAGAAGCTACATGGCAGAATGGGAGAAGCTGTCCTTCGTCCCAAAAGAAGTCCACGTGTCTGCTGGCCCAATCCATGTAAGCACCAAGGAGAATGTCAGAGAGTTGAGGAGAAATCACCCTGCATCTGCAAGCCGGGCTTCACTGGGCCATTCTGTCAAG ATGTGGTCCTGAAGCTGACATGTGAGGAAGATCACATGAAGATGATGGTGAGGAAGGAAGCATTTAGCTTATTAAGAATCCCCTTGGCACTTGTCCACTTGAAGAACAGCACTTGCAAGGTGTCGGAAAAAGAGGAAGGGGGAGCGACCTTCTTTGCAGCCACTCTTACTGGCAAGAACCATACTGTGTGTGGGTCAGTAATTCGG CAAAACACATCACATGTATCTTACTCCAATGTGATAGAGTCAGACAGGGAAGTCCAGGGTGTGATCTCCAGAAGTGTCATTCTGAGGTTGAACTTCACCTGTGTCTATGCCTATGAACAGGTTGTTGGGCTTCCCTTCTCCCTCACTGCTATTGACAT GCAGGTGCAGTTCATTGTCAAAGAAGGGAAGTTCAACGTCACCATGAACCTGTACAAGACCTCCTCTTACATGGAGCCCtatcagcagcagcctgctgtcctcCCAGTAACGGAGACCCTCtatgtcctgctgcagctggtagGGCAGAACTTGCTGCGGTACTTCCTCCTGAGCATTAAGGACTGTTGGACCACCCCAACTGCAGACCCCAACCAGGAAGTGCGGCACCAGCTTATCTTGAAGGG GTGTCCACATGATGAGACAGTGACGTACATCAGTGCTATTGGAAACAGCACCATGGCAAAGTTCAGCTTCCTGCTGTTCAAGTTCACCAACTACTCTGAGGTGTTCCTGCACTGCCAAGTTCAGCTGTGTCATCCTGATGGCCCTGAGCCCTGCATCAGG GAATGTCCCAGGAAGTTCAAGAGGAAAAGGTCTCTTGAGGATGACTACAGGAAGATTGTCTCTTATGGACCCATCCATCTTCTGGCCTCTTCACTCTCTGGAGCACAGGATGTTGACTCTAGTAGAGAACGACAGGATGTTTGGG CAGCACATCTCTGGATTCCTGGTGCTGCGGTAATGCTGTGTGCGGTTGGTCTCTCCATTCTGGTTGCTGTAGTCATAGTTATGAAGAAACGAGTGATATAA